One Mercurialis annua linkage group LG3, ddMerAnnu1.2, whole genome shotgun sequence DNA window includes the following coding sequences:
- the LOC126674798 gene encoding uncharacterized protein LOC126674798, with the protein MESEGMHHEASSKENVDFVKLLKAADEELYPGCKTFSSLSFFLHLYHLKCLHRWTEKSFTMLLELLLDAFPGGMSLSKSFYQAKKIIQALGLDYKKIHACPNHCMLYWGETENQELCRICGSSRWAVSRGSNQNDSTNVPQSSSLATKKKPAEVLRYFPLIPRLKRLYASTKTSKNMLWHEEGRKKDGKLRHPADGAAWKAIDDRYSDFSSDPRNVRLALASDGFNPFRTMSTSYSTWPVVLVNYNMSPWICMKQSSFILSMIIPGEKGPGNDIDTYLQPLIQELHELWEGVDTYDAFTQQMFQMRAILMWTINDFPAYAYLSGWSTKGEFACPCCAEFTHSRWLYNGGKHCYMGHRRWLPEDHSYRRQKENFDGVEEVGIAPTRLDSCNVLKQLDDIQFSSRTPFKRKQSKKKRKVGDQVEELNEEGNIEVRQAANAMNWWKKKSIFFMLPYWQYNLLRHNLDVMHIEKMFVIIFLAHYWLLNISLRII; encoded by the coding sequence ATGGAATCAGAAGGAATGCATCATGAAGCTTCTAGCAAGGAAAATGTTGATTTTGTGAAATTATTGAAAGCTGCAGATGAAGAATTATATCCAGGATGTAAGACATTTTCTAGTTTGTCCTTTTTCCTGCATTTGTATCATTTAAAATGCTTACATCGGTGGACTGAAAAATCATTTACTATGCTACTTGAGTTGTTACTTGATGCATTTCCTGGGGGCATGTCATTGTCGAAGTCTTTTTATCAAGCTAAGAAAATCATTCAAGCGTTAGGACTGgattacaaaaagattcatgcTTGTCCTAATCACTGCATGTTGTATTGGGGTGAGACTGAGAACCAAGAGTTATGTCGTATTTGTGGGTCTTCTAGATGGGCAGTTTCTAGAGGAAGTAATCAAAATGATTCAACTAATGTTCCTCAATCTTCTTCTTTAGCTACCAAGAAAAAACCAGCGGAAGTCTTGCGTTATTTTCCTCTAATTCCCAGACTTAAAAGGTTGTATGCCTCAACTAAAACCTCCAAGAATATGTTATGGCATGAAGAGGGTCGTAAGAAGGATGGTAAGCTTAGACATCCTGCAGATGGTGCTGCCTGGAAAGCTATTGATGATAGATATTCAGATTTTTCTAGTGATCCTCGAAATGTAAGACTTGCTCTGGCTAGTGACGGTTTTAATCCATTCAGAACTATGAGCACGTCATATAGCACTTGGCCAGTTGTGTTAGTCAATTACAATATGTCACCTTGGATTTGTATGAAGCAGTCCTCTTTTATATTGTCGATGATAATTCCAGGTGAGAAGGGTCCTGGAAATGATATTGATACTTACTTACAGCCACTTATTCAAGAGTTGCATGAATTATGGGAGGGGGTAGATACTTATGATGCTTTTACACAGCAAATGTTCCAAATGCGGGCTATATTAATGTGGACTATAAATGATTTTCCCGCATATGCTTACTTATCTGGTTGGAGTACTAAAGGAGAGTTTGCTTGTCCTTGTTGTGCCGAGTTTACACATTCAAGATGGCTATATAATGGCGGTAAGCACTGCTACATGGGTCATAGGCGATGGTTACCTGAGGATCATTCTTATCGTCGACAAAAGGAAAATTTTGACGGCGTTGAAGAGGTAGGGATTGCACCAACACGACTCGATAGTTGCAATGTTTTGAAGCAATTAGATGACATTCAATTTTCATCAAGAACACCTTTCAAAAGAAAGCagtcaaaaaagaaaagaaaggtaGGTGACCAAGTAGAGGAATTGAATGAAGAGGGAAACATAGAGGTTAGGCAAGCTGCCAACGCTATGAATTGGTGGAAAAAGAAGagcattttttttatgttgccATATTGGCAATATAATCTTTTGCGTCACAATCTAGATGTGATGCATATAGAAAAAATGTTTGTGATAATCTTCTTGGCACATTATTGGCTCTTGAATATAAGTCTAAGGATAATTTGA